From a single Cyclobacterium marinum DSM 745 genomic region:
- a CDS encoding P-loop ATPase, Sll1717 family, whose product MKKGFFAYGSDPISSGESVQSAIQEINKSGDFIVKPWSKMNVYGKVIIHEILQEIDTSDFLCADLTGMNQNVLFEIGYALSKNKPIFLVFDTSIVESNRLYKELNLLTNIGYHPYSNSHEIVSGFYEFISERQEGQFESLISSINPAKTNSALFYIKSQHITEYTKSISHIIDRLPTIIDDALENKVETLVWYIEQLLACPALLVEFSSSRRIGEKLQNAKCSLVSGIGIGLEKDVLMVCEKPHNTPLDLKELIRKYNTVSECEKIIIPFVESLNRRIAELLLKTRQRKRTEKTRSDLQKIDFGESVAEHENDKLYSYYVQTSHFDSLIKNEYNLIIGRKGTGKSASLIYLNEVLREDPRNFVCLIKPINFEIDGITMLLERMPEEYEKSFLIEAIWKFLIYTEIARMLYSHIKSKPLYALSVHHENYINFIDENENLYLNDISLRLEEQLNQLNEMYSESSNLSQKEFKVKVSELLHVKTFSALKRQFANVIEDKNEIIVLIDNLDKSWRNSSKINLLSKCLLGLLSVSGRLAHEISVIKSSQKNIKFRLAIFLRSDIFRYVLQFAREPDKIEYTKLKWTDPEAFFRIIEERFVQLNDSAVDGNEFWTKYITSKVGEVGVRDYIMGRTYPRPRDVIYFFKKAQEKAILRGHSMIEENDVREAYKEYSSWVFTSLVVENGISYHQMEDFLYSLISQNPIISKDQLIKFMAEAKISVDVDKVNYFTDHLVNLSVIAREIKPNLFAFEYDFDESRKNKIMADKLNTSRYKIHPALYPFLEIQ is encoded by the coding sequence ATGAAAAAAGGTTTTTTTGCATATGGTTCTGATCCTATTTCTTCAGGTGAAAGTGTTCAATCAGCCATTCAAGAAATAAACAAATCAGGAGATTTTATAGTAAAGCCATGGTCTAAAATGAACGTTTATGGGAAAGTCATAATCCATGAAATATTACAGGAAATTGATACCTCGGATTTTCTCTGTGCTGATTTGACAGGGATGAATCAGAATGTGCTTTTTGAAATTGGTTACGCTCTTTCAAAAAATAAGCCTATATTTTTGGTTTTTGATACTTCCATAGTTGAATCGAATAGGCTTTACAAAGAATTAAATCTCCTAACCAATATTGGATATCATCCTTATTCAAACAGCCATGAAATTGTAAGTGGTTTCTATGAATTTATTTCCGAGAGACAGGAAGGTCAATTTGAATCCTTAATTAGCAGTATTAACCCAGCAAAGACTAACAGCGCACTATTTTATATAAAAAGTCAACATATAACAGAATATACCAAGTCGATATCCCATATTATCGATCGGTTACCTACGATTATTGATGATGCCCTAGAGAATAAAGTTGAGACACTAGTTTGGTACATAGAACAATTATTGGCTTGTCCAGCACTTCTTGTGGAATTTTCTTCGTCTAGAAGAATTGGTGAAAAACTTCAAAATGCCAAATGTTCATTAGTTTCTGGTATTGGTATTGGTTTAGAAAAAGATGTTTTAATGGTATGTGAAAAACCACATAATACTCCATTAGATCTTAAAGAATTAATACGAAAATATAATACAGTTTCTGAGTGTGAGAAAATAATAATTCCTTTTGTTGAGAGTCTAAATAGGAGAATTGCAGAATTACTTCTTAAGACACGCCAACGAAAGAGGACTGAGAAAACGCGTTCAGATTTACAGAAAATTGATTTTGGTGAATCAGTGGCTGAGCATGAAAATGATAAGCTTTATTCCTATTATGTTCAAACCTCTCATTTTGACTCATTAATAAAAAATGAATACAACTTAATTATTGGGCGCAAAGGAACGGGGAAATCCGCCTCTCTAATATATTTAAATGAGGTTCTTCGTGAGGATCCAAGGAACTTTGTCTGCCTAATTAAACCAATCAATTTTGAAATTGATGGTATAACAATGCTTTTAGAACGTATGCCAGAAGAATATGAAAAAAGTTTTCTAATCGAAGCAATATGGAAATTTCTTATTTATACTGAGATAGCAAGAATGCTATATTCTCACATTAAGTCAAAACCATTATATGCTCTTTCTGTACACCATGAAAACTATATAAATTTCATTGATGAAAATGAGAACTTATATCTCAATGATATTTCACTTAGGCTTGAGGAACAATTAAATCAACTTAATGAGATGTATAGTGAATCAAGTAATTTAAGTCAAAAAGAATTTAAGGTCAAGGTTTCTGAATTACTCCATGTTAAAACATTTTCAGCATTAAAAAGACAGTTTGCTAATGTCATTGAGGATAAAAATGAAATAATTGTTTTAATAGATAACCTTGACAAGTCATGGCGTAATTCTAGCAAAATTAACTTATTAAGTAAGTGTTTATTGGGGTTGTTGAGCGTTTCAGGCCGATTGGCTCACGAAATTTCAGTTATAAAATCTAGCCAGAAAAATATAAAGTTTAGATTAGCCATTTTTTTACGAAGCGACATATTTCGATACGTTTTGCAATTTGCTAGAGAGCCAGATAAAATTGAATACACTAAACTCAAATGGACTGATCCAGAGGCATTTTTCCGAATAATCGAAGAACGTTTTGTACAACTGAATGATAGTGCTGTTGACGGTAATGAATTCTGGACAAAGTACATAACTTCTAAAGTAGGTGAAGTAGGTGTGAGAGACTACATTATGGGTCGAACCTATCCAAGACCAAGGGATGTAATATATTTTTTTAAAAAAGCACAAGAGAAAGCTATTCTTCGAGGACATTCAATGATTGAAGAGAATGATGTTCGGGAAGCCTATAAAGAATATTCTAGTTGGGTCTTTACATCATTAGTTGTTGAAAATGGTATCAGTTACCATCAAATGGAAGATTTCTTGTACTCTTTGATTAGTCAAAACCCAATTATAAGTAAGGATCAATTAATCAAATTTATGGCTGAAGCTAAAATTTCAGTAGATGTTGATAAAGTGAATTACTTCACAGACCATTTAGTAAACCTGTCTGTAATTGCAAGGGAGATCAAACCTAATTTATTTGCATTTGAATATGATTTTGATGAATCTAGAAAGAATAAAATAATGGCAGATAAATTAAACACTAGCAGATATAAAATTCACCCTGCATTATATCCATTTTTGGAAATCCAATAG
- a CDS encoding DUF6503 family protein, which produces MMKKLFIMFFLSAIMVACQKNTETKEQNNYPSDFAKVLEAHGGMDQWQKGKTLKFTIGDPADGQKHTVDLHRRMDKIVTSDYEIGFDGNKAWVLNKEGEYDRNPTFMHDLMFYFYAMPFVLGDEGLNYEKTADKEILGKNYQGIKITFDSGIGNSSSDEYFLYYDPATYQMAWLAYKATFGSDKKPEWPNFISYDKWSEVGGVLLPTSIAWYTAEEGEVGEERNRVDFNTISLSQEPQPEAFYAKPDNAVFGKEE; this is translated from the coding sequence ATGATGAAAAAACTGTTTATAATGTTTTTTCTCTCAGCCATTATGGTGGCTTGTCAGAAAAACACTGAAACAAAAGAGCAAAACAACTATCCTTCAGATTTTGCTAAAGTACTCGAAGCTCATGGAGGAATGGATCAATGGCAAAAAGGGAAAACTTTAAAGTTTACTATTGGAGATCCTGCAGACGGGCAAAAACACACCGTTGACTTGCACCGTCGAATGGATAAAATAGTAACATCTGATTATGAAATTGGTTTTGATGGAAATAAAGCTTGGGTTTTAAACAAAGAAGGGGAATATGATAGGAACCCGACTTTCATGCATGACCTAATGTTTTATTTTTATGCCATGCCATTTGTTCTTGGAGATGAAGGGTTGAACTATGAAAAAACAGCAGACAAGGAAATACTAGGGAAAAACTATCAGGGTATTAAAATTACCTTTGATTCTGGTATTGGGAACTCTTCCAGCGATGAATATTTTTTATACTACGATCCTGCAACCTATCAAATGGCTTGGCTCGCCTATAAAGCAACTTTTGGCTCGGATAAAAAACCTGAATGGCCTAATTTTATCAGTTATGACAAATGGTCTGAAGTAGGTGGAGTTCTTCTCCCAACCTCTATTGCTTGGTACACAGCCGAAGAGGGTGAGGTAGGGGAAGAAAGAAACAGGGTTGATTTTAATACAATCAGTTTGTCTCAAGAGCCACAGCCGGAAGCTTTTTATGCAAAACCAGACAATGCTGTTTTTGGCAAAGAAGAATAA
- a CDS encoding TonB-dependent receptor, translating into MKITLLSEYLRLGLITVLIFSGLGIGAQSLHAATVKGKILDSKSNPIPGVIIRIKDSPYNAISSIDGSYQIQNVPTGNFELLLSCLGYQEHSKNVVVDVEEAVVQLDFLLEESTTDLAGVVVQGLSVKSEIETKGFAVEVVETQKAALQSIQTNDLLNRTAGIRVRQNGGIGSRVDYNLNGMSGNSVKIFIDGLSISTYGSSFSLNSIPPALIDRIEVYKGVIPAHLADDALGGAINVILKKGVVNNLSASLSYGSFNTIQSNVNAAYRDEATGFTTKVSAFYNSSDNDYEVWGKFVRNILANGRYDYVRAKRFNDAYRSVGGKIDLGYTNVKWADQFFLSYTGSDDYNEIQHGTYMSIPYKGRFGTSQSHVLGLTYIKEDVGIKGLDINFNGSLSKRNEVVTDTVKWNYNWFGELSLGLDGNPILTSSGAQQGAPTMNHIDRNVATFRAGATYEISTNHRIFLGQSFYSIDREEQDFMKSAVEREFIGTRDLQKSITSLSYELDMFQSKLKGSVFGKYYYQGIDKMDPLLVEENGVSTRIEERTQSSRNTTGYGAAFSYRVFRPLTLLASAEKAVRMPSEGEIFGSPGENIVENLGIRPELSNNLNLGFILGDFENRSHTFSISGTGFIRDTQDKIIQQINPRINDAVQTNPYENLGKTKSIGFEGQVKYSYGNSLRAIVNVSKFNSQFNTKFDSNGNVYANYGQQIPNEPFFTINSSIDYTFRDVVKSGSLLRLSHYFGFVDRFYTTWLEIEDFRTPRQYINDIGATYTFPDRKLAVSVDLRNVFDKQVYDNFAVQKPGRAFYVKLNYTIGNFR; encoded by the coding sequence ATGAAGATAACTTTACTATCAGAATATTTACGATTAGGGTTGATTACCGTTCTGATTTTTTCGGGTCTTGGTATTGGGGCACAATCCCTTCATGCGGCAACTGTTAAAGGTAAAATTCTTGATTCAAAATCTAATCCAATACCCGGAGTAATCATTAGGATTAAAGACAGTCCATACAATGCCATCTCATCGATTGATGGTAGTTATCAAATCCAAAATGTCCCTACGGGTAATTTCGAGCTATTGCTTTCTTGCTTGGGCTACCAGGAGCATTCTAAAAATGTAGTGGTTGATGTAGAGGAAGCTGTTGTTCAGTTGGACTTTTTATTAGAAGAATCTACCACCGATCTAGCGGGAGTTGTCGTACAAGGACTATCTGTTAAAAGTGAAATTGAAACCAAAGGTTTCGCTGTGGAGGTCGTGGAAACCCAAAAAGCTGCCCTGCAATCCATACAAACCAATGACTTGCTTAACCGAACTGCCGGAATTAGGGTTAGACAAAATGGTGGAATAGGATCGCGCGTGGATTACAATTTGAATGGAATGTCCGGTAATTCAGTGAAAATTTTTATCGATGGTCTGTCTATATCAACCTACGGTTCCTCTTTTAGCTTAAACAGTATTCCTCCTGCATTAATTGACCGGATTGAAGTTTATAAAGGGGTAATCCCTGCGCATCTGGCAGACGATGCTTTAGGTGGTGCCATCAATGTGATTTTGAAAAAGGGCGTGGTGAATAATCTTTCAGCCTCCCTGTCTTACGGTTCTTTCAATACCATTCAGAGCAATGTAAATGCAGCTTATAGAGATGAAGCCACCGGTTTTACGACTAAAGTCTCTGCATTTTATAATTCTTCAGACAATGACTATGAGGTATGGGGAAAATTTGTAAGAAATATCCTTGCCAATGGAAGGTACGATTATGTAAGGGCAAAGCGCTTCAATGATGCTTATCGTTCTGTAGGAGGAAAGATTGACTTGGGATATACCAATGTTAAATGGGCAGATCAATTTTTCTTAAGCTATACAGGGTCTGACGATTATAACGAAATCCAACACGGTACTTATATGTCCATTCCCTATAAAGGGCGCTTTGGTACCTCGCAATCTCATGTTTTGGGCTTGACATACATTAAAGAAGATGTAGGAATTAAAGGTTTGGATATCAATTTTAACGGCTCCCTGAGTAAAAGAAATGAGGTGGTCACAGATACTGTGAAATGGAATTACAATTGGTTTGGTGAGTTGAGTTTAGGGTTGGATGGCAATCCGATTTTGACTTCCTCCGGTGCACAGCAAGGAGCCCCCACGATGAATCATATTGATAGAAATGTGGCTACTTTTAGGGCAGGGGCTACTTATGAAATCAGCACAAATCACAGAATATTTTTAGGTCAATCTTTCTACTCTATTGATAGGGAGGAACAGGATTTTATGAAAAGTGCCGTTGAAAGGGAATTTATAGGTACCAGAGACCTTCAAAAATCAATAACATCACTTAGCTATGAATTGGATATGTTTCAGTCTAAGCTAAAAGGCAGTGTTTTTGGAAAATATTATTACCAAGGCATTGATAAGATGGATCCTTTGTTGGTGGAAGAAAATGGGGTCTCCACTAGGATAGAAGAGCGAACACAGAGTAGTAGAAATACAACCGGCTATGGAGCGGCCTTTTCCTATAGGGTTTTCAGACCTTTGACGTTGCTAGCATCAGCCGAAAAGGCTGTAAGAATGCCTTCTGAGGGCGAAATATTTGGTAGTCCGGGTGAAAATATTGTGGAAAATCTAGGGATTCGACCTGAGTTAAGCAACAACCTTAATCTTGGATTTATACTAGGAGATTTTGAAAACAGATCTCATACCTTTTCCATCTCCGGTACAGGTTTTATCAGAGATACCCAAGACAAAATTATTCAACAAATAAACCCAAGGATCAATGATGCCGTACAGACCAACCCATATGAAAATTTGGGTAAAACCAAATCCATTGGTTTTGAAGGACAAGTGAAATATTCCTATGGAAATTCATTAAGGGCCATAGTGAACGTATCCAAATTCAACTCGCAATTCAACACCAAGTTTGATTCCAATGGAAATGTTTATGCTAATTATGGACAACAGATTCCTAATGAGCCATTCTTTACCATCAATAGTTCTATTGATTATACTTTTAGAGATGTTGTGAAATCAGGTTCTCTATTGAGATTGTCACACTATTTTGGCTTTGTAGATAGGTTTTATACCACCTGGTTAGAGATTGAAGATTTCAGAACTCCTCGCCAGTACATCAATGATATAGGTGCTACCTATACTTTTCCTGACCGAAAGCTGGCAGTAAGCGTGGATTTGCGAAATGTATTTGACAAGCAGGTCTATGATAACTTTGCCGTCCAAAAACCGGGCAGAGCATTTTATGTCAAACTTAATTATACCATTGGAAATTTTAGATAA
- a CDS encoding TrmH family RNA methyltransferase, translated as MLSKNTVKFIKSLHQKKFRKQESAFFVEGAKNVTELLLSNYTVSHLLCTEKFQEENTLLVNGFSGIKIEVNPKELSALGTFSTNDQALAVAKIKENKPLTFGKEQLILALDDVRDPGNLGTIIRIADWYGIEKILMSKNTADIYNPKVLNASMGSFTRLSFEYVDLLEKLTASNLPVYGAFLEGMNVHHLGKAANGILLMGNESNGISRQLEEIVTQKLTIPAFGNAESLNVAIATAVLCDNLTRIM; from the coding sequence ATGCTAAGCAAAAATACAGTTAAGTTTATTAAATCCTTGCACCAGAAAAAATTCCGTAAACAAGAAAGTGCTTTTTTTGTGGAAGGGGCTAAAAATGTAACGGAATTATTGCTTTCCAATTATACAGTTAGTCATCTACTTTGTACTGAAAAATTTCAGGAAGAAAATACCTTATTGGTTAATGGTTTTTCCGGAATAAAGATTGAAGTTAATCCTAAAGAATTGTCTGCATTGGGTACTTTTTCGACCAATGATCAAGCACTTGCAGTGGCCAAAATAAAGGAGAATAAACCTTTGACTTTTGGAAAAGAGCAATTGATTCTTGCCCTGGATGATGTTAGGGACCCTGGGAATTTGGGGACCATTATCCGAATAGCAGACTGGTATGGAATCGAAAAAATATTGATGTCAAAAAATACTGCCGATATCTATAATCCAAAAGTTTTAAACGCCAGTATGGGATCGTTTACAAGGTTAAGCTTTGAATACGTAGACTTGCTTGAAAAATTAACAGCATCTAATTTGCCTGTTTATGGGGCTTTCTTGGAAGGCATGAATGTGCATCACTTAGGAAAAGCGGCCAACGGTATTTTACTGATGGGAAATGAGTCTAATGGTATTTCCCGGCAACTTGAAGAAATTGTCACTCAAAAATTGACCATTCCTGCGTTTGGTAATGCCGAATCTTTAAACGTTGCAATTGCCACTGCTGTCCTTTGTGACAACTTAACCCGGATTATGTAA
- a CDS encoding uroporphyrinogen decarboxylase/cobalamine-independent methonine synthase family protein, which produces MNTIPTESVGSVPRSQELQEAIVAFSEGNLSVRDINTYLDEAVKETVEALENTGSTIISDGEQAKTSFVTYPLDGLDNLAAGGINIPFEDGHSRQLPKLTKGPFYYSTFAGNYLPRARKFTKLPLKQAVISASALSLLYPQEGLADYSQSQFIEDLISQSEADIRSCFNNGAYHVQVDFTEARLSLKLDPSKTLLKQFIDLNNKVLSRFTYEERQRIGFHTCPGGDHDSTHSADVSYTELIPLFLSLNCGNFYMQMANEKDAPKALKMIGENLGANQRVYIGVIDVINEVVETPEMVCDRIMTAAEYIPVSQLGTTDDCGFSPFGDDIATSRETAFAKIAARVEGTKMASEKLMVSA; this is translated from the coding sequence ATGAATACTATACCAACGGAATCAGTAGGAAGTGTTCCTCGATCCCAAGAATTACAAGAAGCTATAGTTGCCTTTTCGGAAGGTAATTTATCTGTAAGAGATATAAATACCTATTTAGATGAGGCGGTAAAGGAGACTGTCGAGGCCTTAGAAAATACAGGTTCCACCATCATTTCTGATGGTGAACAGGCCAAAACAAGCTTCGTTACTTATCCATTGGATGGGCTGGATAATTTGGCGGCAGGAGGGATTAATATTCCTTTTGAAGATGGGCACAGTCGTCAACTTCCCAAGTTGACCAAAGGGCCATTTTATTATTCCACCTTTGCGGGAAACTACCTTCCTCGAGCAAGAAAGTTTACCAAACTCCCTCTGAAACAGGCAGTAATTTCTGCTTCAGCACTTAGTCTCTTGTATCCCCAAGAAGGATTAGCCGATTACTCACAATCTCAGTTTATTGAGGATTTAATAAGCCAGTCAGAAGCAGACATAAGGAGCTGTTTTAACAATGGCGCTTATCATGTGCAGGTGGATTTTACCGAGGCAAGACTTTCTCTGAAATTGGATCCTTCAAAAACACTTTTGAAGCAATTTATAGATCTGAACAATAAGGTTTTGAGTAGATTTACATATGAAGAAAGACAGCGGATTGGCTTTCATACCTGTCCCGGAGGTGACCATGACAGTACCCACAGTGCAGATGTAAGTTATACCGAATTAATTCCACTTTTTTTATCCCTTAATTGTGGAAACTTCTACATGCAAATGGCCAATGAAAAAGATGCGCCGAAAGCCTTGAAAATGATAGGGGAAAATCTTGGTGCCAACCAAAGAGTGTATATTGGGGTCATTGATGTAATCAATGAAGTCGTAGAAACCCCTGAAATGGTTTGTGATCGGATAATGACGGCTGCTGAATACATACCTGTAAGCCAATTGGGAACTACGGATGACTGTGGATTTTCACCTTTTGGAGATGATATAGCCACGAGTCGTGAGACTGCGTTTGCTAAAATAGCTGCACGGGTGGAAGGAACCAAGATGGCTTCGGAAAAATTAATGGTAAGTGCCTGA
- a CDS encoding LruC domain-containing protein: MKNNSLLLIFGFAASLFACDPINEISETVTQNDQLGLNTPSGFDFSTTTSVNVDLSATGSDNSPLSNVVYKIYKGNPHKEGTLLQTVQLDELGNASITIDLPSYLKEVFIASDYIGVEPMAIVPVSGGRISYSFDATNPSVLADEYFETNAINANERISASSEEFMTLGSWSSEGKPKYLVESDRISDQLLKNINSSLPENEDLRKSNPEAISDKYKRELFVSEDAEVWVTYVHTGGSYRNAIGYYWYKEGEAPKTADEIKNKTIIFPNAQSGVLRSGNKVKLVGPKDGAFEKDTYIGWFLISNGWQGGKLTYGNGVFYADKNLNTFNEKEELRDQMVFLYDATEQILLMGWEDIRRDYSSCDHDFNDVMFYASWNPITSVDLTDYVPIDTDVKDKDEDGVADSEDEYPEDPERAFNNYSPGENTFGTLLFEDLWPSFGDYDMNDLVIDYNVNEISNGNNRIKEIKLTTVVRATGAGYRNGFGIQLPVSSDQVLSVEGTRLSTGSIKTLSSGVEQGQKLATIIVMDDVNDKLPVMANVFSGNTQHGTDTVTVKIVFKESVRKADLGAAPYNPFMIINQDRGREVHLMNMEPTDLMDTEWFSTADDISSIGEGTYFTSNKGFNWALHIPQSISYAQEKVDFTKAYTKFSEWAKSGGLSYEDWYLNIDGQVNSDAIYK; the protein is encoded by the coding sequence ATGAAAAACAATAGCTTACTTCTGATCTTTGGATTTGCGGCCTCATTATTTGCCTGCGACCCCATCAATGAAATCTCTGAAACAGTGACTCAGAATGATCAACTCGGATTAAATACCCCTTCAGGTTTTGATTTTTCTACTACTACATCAGTTAATGTTGATCTTTCTGCAACGGGGAGTGATAATTCACCCTTATCAAATGTGGTGTATAAAATATATAAAGGGAACCCTCATAAAGAGGGGACATTATTGCAAACTGTTCAATTGGACGAACTAGGTAACGCCTCTATCACCATAGACCTTCCAAGTTACCTGAAGGAAGTTTTTATAGCCTCCGATTATATAGGGGTAGAACCAATGGCAATCGTACCGGTTTCAGGTGGAAGAATTAGTTATAGTTTTGATGCAACAAACCCTTCTGTGTTGGCAGACGAATATTTTGAAACAAATGCAATAAACGCCAATGAAAGAATTTCTGCCAGTAGTGAAGAATTTATGACCCTTGGATCTTGGTCTTCAGAGGGAAAACCTAAGTATTTGGTTGAATCAGACAGAATCAGTGATCAACTCTTGAAAAATATCAATTCAAGTCTTCCTGAAAATGAAGATCTTAGAAAAAGCAACCCTGAGGCGATAAGTGATAAATATAAAAGAGAACTATTCGTAAGTGAAGATGCGGAGGTTTGGGTGACTTATGTGCATACAGGTGGAAGTTATAGAAATGCCATTGGTTATTATTGGTACAAGGAAGGGGAAGCGCCCAAAACTGCGGATGAAATCAAGAACAAAACAATAATATTCCCAAATGCTCAGTCAGGAGTGTTACGCTCGGGTAATAAAGTGAAACTTGTAGGACCTAAAGATGGAGCTTTTGAAAAAGATACCTATATCGGCTGGTTCTTGATTTCCAATGGTTGGCAAGGTGGTAAATTGACTTACGGGAATGGCGTTTTTTATGCAGACAAAAATTTAAACACATTCAATGAAAAAGAAGAGCTTAGAGATCAAATGGTGTTTTTATACGATGCCACTGAGCAAATTCTTTTAATGGGCTGGGAAGATATCCGAAGAGATTACAGCAGTTGTGACCATGATTTTAATGATGTGATGTTTTATGCTTCTTGGAACCCTATTACAAGTGTGGATTTGACAGATTATGTGCCTATAGATACGGATGTGAAAGATAAGGATGAGGATGGTGTAGCTGATAGTGAAGATGAATATCCTGAAGATCCTGAAAGAGCTTTCAATAACTATTCTCCGGGAGAAAATACTTTTGGAACCCTTTTGTTCGAAGATTTATGGCCTAGCTTTGGTGATTATGACATGAATGATTTGGTAATCGATTACAATGTAAATGAAATTTCAAATGGTAATAATCGTATCAAAGAAATTAAATTGACTACAGTAGTTAGGGCCACAGGAGCTGGTTACCGCAATGGTTTTGGAATTCAATTGCCGGTATCTTCAGATCAAGTATTGAGTGTGGAAGGTACTCGATTGAGTACTGGTAGCATCAAGACTTTGTCGAGTGGTGTGGAACAAGGACAGAAATTGGCCACAATCATTGTAATGGATGACGTGAATGATAAACTTCCTGTCATGGCCAATGTGTTTAGCGGAAACACTCAACACGGTACGGATACAGTAACGGTTAAGATTGTATTCAAGGAATCTGTGAGAAAAGCTGACCTTGGAGCTGCCCCTTACAACCCATTTATGATTATTAATCAGGACAGGGGTAGAGAAGTACACTTGATGAACATGGAACCTACAGACCTTATGGACACCGAGTGGTTTAGTACTGCAGACGATATCAGTTCAATAGGTGAAGGAACTTATTTTACAAGCAATAAAGGATTCAACTGGGCATTGCATATCCCACAAAGCATCTCTTATGCTCAAGAAAAAGTGGACTTCACAAAAGCATATACCAAATTTTCTGAATGGGCTAAATCCGGAGGACTTTCTTACGAAGATTGGTACCTTAATATAGACGGGCAAGTTAATTCAGATGCCATTTATAAATAA